Proteins from one Toxotes jaculatrix isolate fToxJac2 chromosome 13, fToxJac2.pri, whole genome shotgun sequence genomic window:
- the si:ch211-171h4.5 gene encoding myelin-associated glycoprotein isoform X1 has product MGVGLTVVGLLIAVMQGVFCKSWDVMLPQRIVSISNSCITVPCHFEVPGDQEANVLNCSNSGLWRKESVTGAIVLSSRNPFSNIIQGTIVGDLTKKNCTTVFYSFPKDQSNMYFFRLDCSNPLKYTFLKGVSIVAQADPFPPQLTFVSQISEGAPVKLQCSVPVPCSIQPPSLIWLPRDSSRQEETQILQNADGQNIMTSTLTFIASADHHNQSIGCSASYPLSKGGSTEPSAAAQRLNVLYAPRFTVATLSTSGPVSEGHTVMFTCSSDANPPVSRYTWYRDDNGKLTKIGQGQTLLRQVYQKDEGVYLCEAQTTRGSQRSRPVALEVIASEGGSEALVLIPYILCGVVSVLYVLTVVADLYKYQSLSRRLKKIELKGEHTYTDLRPNRVTSDYDQLQFPRPKTKPPEAPDYENSIALQSGFKNQPQPNQT; this is encoded by the exons ATGGGTGTTGGTCTTACGGTTGTCGGTTTGCTCATCGCTGTGATGCAAG GTGTCTTTTGTAAATCCTGGGATGTGATGCTGCCCCAGCGCATTGTAAGCATCAGTAACTCCTGTATCACAGTCCCATGTCACTTCGAGGTGCCCGGCGATCAGGAGGCAAACGTCCTAAACTGCTCCAACAGTGGTCTTTGGCGGAAAGAGAGCGTCACTGGTGCCATCGTCTTAAGTTCTCGCAATCCTTTCAGCAACATCATACAG GGGACAATAGTTGGAGACTTAACAAAGAAGAACTGCACCACGGTGTTTTACAGCTTCCCAAAGGACCAAAGCAACATGTACTTCTTCAGGCTGGACTGTTCGAACCCCCTCAAATACACTTTCCTTAAAGGAGTCAGCATAGTCGCCCAAGCAG ACCCGTTTCCTCCCCAGCTGACCTTTGTGAGTCAGATCTCAGAGGGAGCCCCGGTGAAGCTGCAGTGTTCAGTCCCGGTGCCCTGCTCCATCCAGCCGCCCTCCCTCATCTGGCTCCCCCGGGACAGCTCCAGGCAGGAGGAGACGCAAATCCTGCAG AACGCAGATGGGCAGAACATCATGACGTCCACGCTGACTTTCATCGCCTCAGCCGACCATCACAACCAGAGCATCGGCTGCTCTGCCTCCTACCCTCTGTCAAAAGGGGGCAGCACTGAACcgtctgcagcagctcagagactCAACGTCCTGT ATGCTCCGAGATTCACTGTGGCAACACTCAGCACATCTGGTCCTGTCtctgagggacacactgtgatGTTCACATGTTCCAGTGATGCCAACCCACCTGTGAGCCGCTACACCTGGTACAGAGACGACAACGGGAAG CTGACGAAGATAGGACAAGGACAGACGCTGCTCCGACAGGTCTACCAGAAGGACGAGGGGGTGTATCTGTGTGAAGCTCAGACCACGAGGGGCTCTCAGAGATCCAGACCTGTGGCTCTGGAGGTCATCGCCTCCGAAG gAGGCAGCGAGGCTTTGGTTTTGATTCCCTACATTTTATGTGGAGTGGTGTCAGTCCTCTACGTCCTGACTGTTGTTGCTGATTTGTACAAGTATCAAAG TCTTTCCAGGAGGCTGAAG AAGATTGAGCTGAAGGGGGAACACACCTACACTGATCTGAGGCCCAACAGAGTCACCTCTGACTACGACCAACTCCAG TTTCCACGGCCTAAAACGAAACCTCCTGAAGCTCCGGACTATGAGAACAGCATCGCCCTGCAGAGCGGTTTCAAAAATCAGCCACAGCCAAATCAGACCTGA
- the necap1 gene encoding adaptin ear-binding coat-associated protein 1 isoform X2, which yields MAAEGEYESILCVKPDVNVYRIPPRASNRAYRAADWKLDAPDWSGRMRITAKGKVAYIKLEDKVSGELFAQAPVKEYPGVAVETVSDSSRYFVLRIQDDNGRSAFIGVGFGDRGDAFDFNVSLQDHFKWVKQENEISKSAQLGDSGPKLDLGFKEGQTITLNIGQGKKRDKPRPQSSGGFGLLPPPPGGKIAPPPLSGSSNHNIVPQTGGMATGCLLELDSSNSNTVVQSNPSSDLWGDFSAPASSVPPPSRPQNTANWIQF from the exons ATGGCGGCCGAGGGCGAGTACGAGTCGATCCTGTGCGTTAAACCAGATGTCAACGTTTACCGCATCCCGCCGCGAGCTTCGAACCGCGCATACAG GGCTGCTGACTGGAAGCTGGATGCTCCGGACTGGTCCGGTCGAATGAGGATCACAGCCAAGGGCAAAGTGGCATACATCAAACTGGAGGACAAAGTCTCAG GTGAGCTGTTTGCCCAGGCTCCGGTTAAGGAGTATCCCGGTGTTGCAGTGGAAACGGTCAGCGACTCCAGCCGATACTTTGTTCTGCGGATACAGGATGACAACG GTCGCAGTGCTTTCATCGGAGTTGGCTTCGGGGACCGAGGGGACGCCTTTGACTTTAACGTTTCTTTGCAGGACCATTTCAA ATGGGTGAAACAGGAGAATGAAATCAGTAAAAGTGCCCAGCTCGGGGATTCAGGACCTAAACTGGACTTGGGCTTCAAGGAGGGACAGACCATCACACTCAACATAGGG CAGGGTAAAAAGAGGGATAAGCCCCGCCCACAAAGCTCAGGTGGGTTCGGactcctcccaccaccacctgGAGGCAAGATAGCCCCTCCGCCTTTGTCAGGCTCATCCAATCACAACATAGTCCCCCAGACCGGAGGCATGGCAACAG GCTGCCTGTTGGAGCTGGACAGCAGTAACTCTAACACAGTGGTTCAGTCAAACCCTAGTTCAGATCTTTGGGGAGACTTCTCTGCTCCTGCAAG ctctgttCCACCTCCATCCCGACCACAGAACACCGCAAACTGGATCCAGTTCTGA
- the necap1 gene encoding adaptin ear-binding coat-associated protein 1 isoform X1 — MAAEGEYESILCVKPDVNVYRIPPRASNRAYRAADWKLDAPDWSGRMRITAKGKVAYIKLEDKVSGELFAQAPVKEYPGVAVETVSDSSRYFVLRIQDDNGRSAFIGVGFGDRGDAFDFNVSLQDHFKWVKQENEISKSAQLGDSGPKLDLGFKEGQTITLNIGGKKRDKPRPQSSGGFGLLPPPPGGKIAPPPLSGSSNHNIVPQTGGMATGCLLELDSSNSNTVVQSNPSSDLWGDFSAPASSVPPPSRPQNTANWIQF; from the exons ATGGCGGCCGAGGGCGAGTACGAGTCGATCCTGTGCGTTAAACCAGATGTCAACGTTTACCGCATCCCGCCGCGAGCTTCGAACCGCGCATACAG GGCTGCTGACTGGAAGCTGGATGCTCCGGACTGGTCCGGTCGAATGAGGATCACAGCCAAGGGCAAAGTGGCATACATCAAACTGGAGGACAAAGTCTCAG GTGAGCTGTTTGCCCAGGCTCCGGTTAAGGAGTATCCCGGTGTTGCAGTGGAAACGGTCAGCGACTCCAGCCGATACTTTGTTCTGCGGATACAGGATGACAACG GTCGCAGTGCTTTCATCGGAGTTGGCTTCGGGGACCGAGGGGACGCCTTTGACTTTAACGTTTCTTTGCAGGACCATTTCAA ATGGGTGAAACAGGAGAATGAAATCAGTAAAAGTGCCCAGCTCGGGGATTCAGGACCTAAACTGGACTTGGGCTTCAAGGAGGGACAGACCATCACACTCAACATAGGG GGTAAAAAGAGGGATAAGCCCCGCCCACAAAGCTCAGGTGGGTTCGGactcctcccaccaccacctgGAGGCAAGATAGCCCCTCCGCCTTTGTCAGGCTCATCCAATCACAACATAGTCCCCCAGACCGGAGGCATGGCAACAG GCTGCCTGTTGGAGCTGGACAGCAGTAACTCTAACACAGTGGTTCAGTCAAACCCTAGTTCAGATCTTTGGGGAGACTTCTCTGCTCCTGCAAG ctctgttCCACCTCCATCCCGACCACAGAACACCGCAAACTGGATCCAGTTCTGA
- the il11b gene encoding uncharacterized protein il11b: MKLIHDPAPCLLHLLLLAELFVHSSSRPTHSSPLCGMFGAMIPQVDKLMNLSKKLHDLSDDELLNFAALENRLHGLPHMQHTAAHFNSPKINVSLSQLSVYTQSFKLHVDWLVTAKDNFSLPSQSAGGASTHLLQLSNLINTTLQQMSEEPPQFPSPSLPVVSTAFDVLRFSVEISERLKVFCNWSKRVLRHLQRLSHCPRR; the protein is encoded by the exons atgaAAT TGATTCATGACCCCGCCCCCTGTcttctccacctgctgctgttggctGAGCTGTTTGTCCATTCATCATCTCGTCCCACCCACAGTTCCCCCCTCTGTGGCATGTTCGGAGCCATGATCCCTCAGGTGGATAAGCTGATGAACCTCTCCAAAAAACTCCATGACCTG TCAGATGATGAACTCCTAAACTTCGCTGCTTTGGAAAACAGACTTCATGGTCTTCCTCACATGCAACACACTGCTGCTCATTTCAATTCACCGAAG ATTAATGTGTCCCTGTCCCAGCTCTCTGTGTACACTCAGTCCTTTAAGCTGCATGTTGACTGGTTGGTAACAGCAAAAGACAACTTCAGTTTGCCCTCCCAGTCAGCTGGGGGCGCCAGCACTCACCTCCTGCAGCTCTCCAACCTCATCAACACAACTCTTCAGCAG atGAGCGAGGAGCCTCCTCAGTTTCCgtctccctcccttcctgtcGTCTCCACAGCCTTCGACGTGCTCCGGTTCTCCGTTGAGATCTCTGAACGGTTAAAAGTTTTCTGTAACTGGTCAAAAAGAGTCTTACGGCATCTCCAAAGACTGTCCCACTGCCCTCGACGTTAA
- the si:ch211-171h4.5 gene encoding myelin-associated glycoprotein isoform X2: MGVGLTVVGLLIAVMQGVFCKSWDVMLPQRIVSISNSCITVPCHFEVPGDQEANVLNCSNSGLWRKESVTGAIVLSSRNPFSNIIQGTIVGDLTKKNCTTVFYSFPKDQSNMYFFRLDCSNPLKYTFLKGVSIVAQADPFPPQLTFVSQISEGAPVKLQCSVPVPCSIQPPSLIWLPRDSSRQEETQILQNADGQNIMTSTLTFIASADHHNQSIGCSASYPLSKGGSTEPSAAAQRLNVLYAPRFTVATLSTSGPVSEGHTVMFTCSSDANPPVSRYTWYRDDNGKLTKIGQGQTLLRQVYQKDEGVYLCEAQTTRGSQRSRPVALEVIASEGGSEALVLIPYILCGVVSVLYVLTVVADLYKYQRRLKKIELKGEHTYTDLRPNRVTSDYDQLQFPRPKTKPPEAPDYENSIALQSGFKNQPQPNQT, translated from the exons ATGGGTGTTGGTCTTACGGTTGTCGGTTTGCTCATCGCTGTGATGCAAG GTGTCTTTTGTAAATCCTGGGATGTGATGCTGCCCCAGCGCATTGTAAGCATCAGTAACTCCTGTATCACAGTCCCATGTCACTTCGAGGTGCCCGGCGATCAGGAGGCAAACGTCCTAAACTGCTCCAACAGTGGTCTTTGGCGGAAAGAGAGCGTCACTGGTGCCATCGTCTTAAGTTCTCGCAATCCTTTCAGCAACATCATACAG GGGACAATAGTTGGAGACTTAACAAAGAAGAACTGCACCACGGTGTTTTACAGCTTCCCAAAGGACCAAAGCAACATGTACTTCTTCAGGCTGGACTGTTCGAACCCCCTCAAATACACTTTCCTTAAAGGAGTCAGCATAGTCGCCCAAGCAG ACCCGTTTCCTCCCCAGCTGACCTTTGTGAGTCAGATCTCAGAGGGAGCCCCGGTGAAGCTGCAGTGTTCAGTCCCGGTGCCCTGCTCCATCCAGCCGCCCTCCCTCATCTGGCTCCCCCGGGACAGCTCCAGGCAGGAGGAGACGCAAATCCTGCAG AACGCAGATGGGCAGAACATCATGACGTCCACGCTGACTTTCATCGCCTCAGCCGACCATCACAACCAGAGCATCGGCTGCTCTGCCTCCTACCCTCTGTCAAAAGGGGGCAGCACTGAACcgtctgcagcagctcagagactCAACGTCCTGT ATGCTCCGAGATTCACTGTGGCAACACTCAGCACATCTGGTCCTGTCtctgagggacacactgtgatGTTCACATGTTCCAGTGATGCCAACCCACCTGTGAGCCGCTACACCTGGTACAGAGACGACAACGGGAAG CTGACGAAGATAGGACAAGGACAGACGCTGCTCCGACAGGTCTACCAGAAGGACGAGGGGGTGTATCTGTGTGAAGCTCAGACCACGAGGGGCTCTCAGAGATCCAGACCTGTGGCTCTGGAGGTCATCGCCTCCGAAG gAGGCAGCGAGGCTTTGGTTTTGATTCCCTACATTTTATGTGGAGTGGTGTCAGTCCTCTACGTCCTGACTGTTGTTGCTGATTTGTACAAGTATCAAAG GAGGCTGAAG AAGATTGAGCTGAAGGGGGAACACACCTACACTGATCTGAGGCCCAACAGAGTCACCTCTGACTACGACCAACTCCAG TTTCCACGGCCTAAAACGAAACCTCCTGAAGCTCCGGACTATGAGAACAGCATCGCCCTGCAGAGCGGTTTCAAAAATCAGCCACAGCCAAATCAGACCTGA
- the si:ch211-171h4.3 gene encoding serine/threonine-protein kinase SBK2: MTAATKLLDEMCHLTAQSLTAMDTSEHFRVLKLLGEGSYGKVMLAVHRKRGTPMALKFFPRESTSLFSFLREYNLSLSFCTHPSLTRALGIAYSTPSHYVFAQQASLFGDLYDVILPEVGMEEDSCQRVVSQLCGALSHLHSLGFVHRDLKPENVFLCDSACRWVKLGDFGMVKARGTKVPEVWYSSPYCTPEAEIARGNEDSWKSTDDGVREEEEKKKEKKTRVWVSVEPSTDSWALGILTYAMLTGSHPWAETASDCHSYLKYREWFDRAEGPEDELDVWAEPQTESTHDAIDLNGPELGKKDRPPTAPQFVCFTPLACSFFQSLLDPRPQLRGQPEDALSYLGGDWMMEKERVRLEEERKKSRGKGAIRNMKEMEGRGER, translated from the exons ATGACG GCTGCCACAAAGCTCCTGGATGAGATGTGCCATCTGACGGCTCAGTCTCTGACAGCGATGGACACATCGGAGCACTTCAGGGTCCTGAAGCTCCTCGGTGAAGGCTCATATGGAAAAGTCATGCTGGCCGTGCACAGGAAGAGAG GTACTCCGATGGCTCTGAAGTTCTTCCCTCGTGAGTCcacctctcttttctctttcctgagGGAGTACAACCTCTCTCTGTCGTTCTGTACCCACCCGTCCCTCACCAGAGCTCTGGGAATCGCCTACTCCACACCTTCGCACTACGTCTTCGCTCAGCAAGCCAGCCTCTTCGGCGACCTCTACGACGTCATCCTGCCTGAG GTCGGTATGGAGGAGGACTCCTGTCAGCGGGTGGTGTCCCAGCTCTGCGGCGCATTGTCCCACCTGCACTCCCTTGGCTTTGTCCACAGAGACCTCAAACCAGAGAACGTCTTCCTGTGCGACTCCGCCTGCCGCTGGGTCAAACTGGGAGATTTCGGCATG GTGAAGGCCAGGGGCACCAAGGTCCCGGAGGTCTGGTACAGCTCCCCTTACTGCACCCCTGAGGCTGAGATTGCTCGCGGAAATGAGGACAGCTGGAAAAGCACGGATGATGGTGttagggaggaagaagagaagaagaaggagaagaagacaaGAGTCTGGGTGTCTGTGGAGCCCAGCACAGACAGCTGGGCGCTGGGGATCCTGACCTATGCCATGCTCACAGGCAGTCATCCCTGGGCTGAAACAGCCAGCGACTGCCACTCATACCTGAAATATCGGGAGTGGTTTGACAGAGCAGAAGGGCCTGAGGATGAACTGGACGTGTGggcagagccacagacagagagcacacatgACGCCATTGATTTAAATGGACCAGAACTTGGAAAGAAAGACCGCCCTCCCACAGCACcccagtttgtgtgttttacccCGCTGGCCTGCTCCTTCTTCCAGTCGCTCCTGGACCCGAGACCTCAGCTTCGTGGGCAGCCTGAGGATGCACTGAGTTACCTCGGAGGGGACTGGatgatggagaaggagagggtgaggctggaggaggagaggaagaagagcagagggAAAGGAGCAATCAGAAAcatgaaagagatggagggaagaggagagcgaTAA